Genomic window (Fodinibius salicampi):
TATTTTAAATTTCCGGCTAAGTTTCTTCATTGTTCTGATCAACTGTCCTATGAACAATTGGCCCTGGTGGAGCCGCTGGGTATCGGTTGCCATGCAGTGAACCGGGCAAATATCACATCAGAAGACCGTGTGTTGGTTATCGGGGCCGGCCCGATTGGGCTGGGAGCCCTGCAGTTTGCATTGGATACCGGCGCGAAGGTTGCAATTATGGAGATCGACAAGGGACGCATGGCGTTCTGTCGGCAGTCGTTCGATCTGGTTGGCGGGATCAATCCCAGGGAAGAGGATGCTAGCGATCAGCTCCGGGCCTTGTTTGACGGAGATCTGCCCTCGGTAGTTCTTGATGCCACCGGAAACAAAAAATCGATGGAAACAGCCATTGATCTTGTAGCACACGGAGGAAAGTTGGTATATATCGGTCTCTTTCAGGGGGACGTTACATTTCACGATCCTGATTTTCACAAGAAAGAGCTAACCCTGATGGCTAGCAGAAATGCCCTGGCTTCTGATTTTACGCAGATTATTCGTTCGGTGGAAGAGGGCCGCATCGATACCGATCCCTGGATCACGCATCGAACATCATTTGAAAATATGATCGATCAATTTGACAGCTGGTTGGATCCGAAATCGAATGTTATAAAGGCGATGGTGGAGGTTTGTTGAAGTAAAAAACTATAACTGAAATTAAACTGAAATCGATAACAGGTTAGATGTTAGAACTGGAAAATATTTTCAAGTGATTCTGGAAGGCTCAGGGCACCGATTGTGCCTTTTATCCTGATTACGAGTGGTGAGGGAGCTGACCAATTATGTGACCGATACGCTGTTGTTTCCATTACTCGGAGTGATTTGCCATATTTGATATTGTGTTAACCATAAATAAAGGAGATTTAAATGAGATCAAGTCATATTTTTTTATTAGTTCTCTCGCTGTTCTTAACAATTGGGGAGGTAGGTAAAAGCCAAAGTAACGAGGATCTTTACCTGT
Coding sequences:
- a CDS encoding zinc-binding alcohol dehydrogenase family protein, producing MKTIILQEPGNFKQTDKEFDFSLQPDEALLKVHRIGICGTDLHAYAGEQPFFSYPRILGHELGVEVVEIGDEVDNVSVGDRCSVEPYRYNPEDQAVQQGKPNCAEHMSVLGVHEDGGMREYFKFPAKFLHCSDQLSYEQLALVEPLGIGCHAVNRANITSEDRVLVIGAGPIGLGALQFALDTGAKVAIMEIDKGRMAFCRQSFDLVGGINPREEDASDQLRALFDGDLPSVVLDATGNKKSMETAIDLVAHGGKLVYIGLFQGDVTFHDPDFHKKELTLMASRNALASDFTQIIRSVEEGRIDTDPWITHRTSFENMIDQFDSWLDPKSNVIKAMVEVC